The Methanococcoides methylutens MM1 genome has a window encoding:
- a CDS encoding formylmethanofuran dehydrogenase, with product MGFGQFLAAPEYDIKIVTHRDIFQNTALESSRGGEEYINRSAIIKLDGNDINKMGLKAKGRAVLKNSSGRVVVTVEQSEYEESHEGIGYMTNSPWSNALVSADTNGTGVPKFKMITATVSDAKDEKVTSFDI from the coding sequence ATATGATATAAAGATCGTAACCCACAGGGATATTTTCCAGAACACCGCCCTGGAATCCTCAAGAGGCGGAGAGGAATACATCAACCGTTCAGCGATCATAAAACTGGACGGGAACGACATCAATAAGATGGGACTTAAGGCCAAAGGCAGGGCTGTCCTTAAGAACAGCTCCGGCAGGGTCGTTGTTACCGTCGAGCAATCAGAGTATGAGGAATCCCACGAAGGCATTGGTTACATGACCAACAGCCCGTGGTCCAACGCACTTGTATCCGCTGATACCAACGGCACAGGAGTGCCTAAGTTTAAGATGATAACTGCAACCGTTTCTGACGCAAAGGATGAGAAGGTTACCAGTTTTGATATCTGA